One genomic segment of Actinoplanes ianthinogenes includes these proteins:
- a CDS encoding TioE family transcriptional regulator: protein MPKSQRTTYRPVDLARRHGLSAQAIRNYERDGVIPPAQRTPTGYRAYGEDHMAGVSAFLALAAAYGHGPAGVIMRAVLAGDLDTAFATIDAGHERLARDRATLSAVAAAADVLTGVAAGRAARSLPVGAVAHRLGVTPATLRKWEQAGILVPARDRATHQRLYTPDDVRDAELAHLLRRGGYGLPHIATVLDQVRDAGGPEALAASLSDWGARLTARGRAMLTAAARLSAFMSLEK, encoded by the coding sequence ATGCCGAAGTCTCAACGCACGACGTATCGTCCGGTGGATCTCGCGCGGCGGCACGGGCTGTCGGCGCAGGCGATCCGGAACTATGAGCGGGACGGGGTGATCCCGCCGGCGCAGCGGACCCCGACCGGGTATCGCGCCTACGGCGAGGACCACATGGCCGGGGTGAGCGCGTTTCTCGCGCTCGCCGCGGCGTACGGGCACGGGCCGGCCGGCGTGATCATGAGGGCGGTGCTGGCGGGTGACCTGGACACCGCCTTCGCGACCATTGACGCCGGTCACGAGCGACTCGCCCGGGACCGGGCGACGCTGAGCGCGGTCGCGGCGGCCGCGGACGTCCTCACCGGGGTCGCCGCCGGCCGGGCGGCGCGCTCACTTCCGGTCGGTGCGGTCGCTCATCGGCTCGGCGTCACCCCGGCCACGCTGCGCAAATGGGAACAGGCCGGGATTCTGGTCCCGGCTCGCGACCGCGCGACGCACCAGCGGCTGTACACGCCCGACGACGTCCGGGACGCTGAGCTGGCGCATCTGCTGCGCCGCGGGGGCTACGGGCTTCCGCACATCGCGACCGTTCTCGATCAGGTGCGGGACGCCGGTGGGCCGGAGGCGCTGGCCGCCTCGCTGAGTGACTGGGGTGCGCGCCTGACCGCACGGGGGCGGGCGATGCTCACCGCCGCGGCTCGCCTCTCGGCATTCATGTCCCTGGAGAAATAG
- a CDS encoding N-acetylmuramoyl-L-alanine amidase: MRRNRLVTAMVAATPAIALAIVGLTPAAAPPLLQTFALSGGMRLVADTGTSAAELPQRSTERFSLVGVTWDDPRAMAAGTIEVRTRPVGGRSWTPWQALETDAPDESGGTAARGASDPLWVGPSNGVQARVIGTGALPAGMRVDLINPDAGPAPVEPEPAAFSASDLPARPVPKLMTRAAWGANEKIVKEAPTYTGPVGVFFVHHTATGNGYSCKSSTSVVRGIEAYQVKSKGWNDIGYNFLVDKCGTIFEGRRGGVTRNVLGAHTLGFNTNASAVAVIGDYRSAALSSAARLSVAQLAAYKLGAHGYAPAGRVLVTSGGSPKFKVGRQVTLNRISGHRDAGLTECPGNALYAQLPAIRRLAGAAPSGLHVAKVSRAWLWSGTYWTTGRLVPLWDLATSTRMINRFDVYVDGKLALSRANWTRLGELRLAPGEHTVAIRAVHLSGRTATVSIPVVADVTPPAFTGLPQVSLTGGTVGTTAPIRLSWTATDPAGLRGVQITGASRAALGGTVRSLTGTAPIGTASSWTVAATDHAGNRREATLGRTPEVSQETEATRTGSWRTSSDTGHLGGAAASATTGDASLTWSFSGSSAALVVGRTTTSGRVGVYVDGAFQGYVDTRSTAPMYRRVVWTRSWAEGGEHTVRVVPEATAGRPKVIIDGLIHLG; the protein is encoded by the coding sequence ATGCGCCGGAACCGCCTCGTCACCGCCATGGTCGCGGCCACCCCCGCGATCGCCCTGGCGATCGTCGGCCTCACCCCGGCCGCCGCGCCACCGCTGTTGCAGACCTTCGCGCTGAGCGGTGGGATGCGGCTGGTCGCTGATACCGGGACGTCGGCCGCCGAGCTGCCGCAGCGCAGCACCGAGCGGTTCAGCCTGGTGGGGGTGACCTGGGACGACCCGCGGGCGATGGCGGCCGGGACGATCGAGGTGCGTACCCGGCCGGTCGGCGGCCGGAGCTGGACCCCGTGGCAGGCGCTGGAGACCGACGCCCCGGACGAGTCGGGTGGGACCGCCGCCCGGGGCGCGAGCGATCCGCTCTGGGTCGGCCCGTCGAACGGCGTGCAGGCCCGGGTGATCGGAACCGGTGCGCTGCCGGCCGGCATGCGGGTCGATCTGATCAACCCGGACGCCGGCCCGGCGCCGGTCGAGCCCGAACCCGCCGCCTTCTCGGCGTCCGACCTTCCGGCCAGGCCGGTGCCGAAGCTGATGACCCGGGCCGCCTGGGGCGCGAACGAGAAGATCGTCAAGGAGGCGCCCACCTACACCGGCCCGGTCGGGGTGTTCTTCGTGCATCACACCGCGACCGGCAACGGCTACAGCTGCAAGAGCTCGACCAGCGTGGTCCGCGGCATCGAGGCGTACCAGGTGAAGAGCAAGGGCTGGAACGACATCGGCTACAACTTCCTGGTCGACAAGTGCGGGACCATCTTCGAGGGCCGGCGCGGCGGGGTGACCCGCAACGTGCTCGGCGCGCACACCCTGGGCTTCAACACCAACGCCAGCGCGGTCGCGGTGATCGGGGACTACCGGTCCGCCGCGCTCTCCTCGGCGGCCCGGCTGTCGGTGGCCCAGCTGGCGGCCTACAAACTGGGCGCGCACGGCTACGCCCCGGCCGGCCGGGTGCTGGTGACCTCGGGCGGCAGCCCGAAGTTCAAGGTCGGCCGGCAGGTGACGTTGAACCGGATCTCCGGGCACCGCGACGCCGGGCTGACCGAGTGCCCGGGCAACGCGCTGTACGCCCAGCTGCCGGCGATCCGGCGGCTGGCCGGCGCGGCGCCGAGCGGCCTGCACGTGGCCAAGGTGTCCCGCGCCTGGCTGTGGTCCGGCACGTACTGGACCACCGGGCGGCTCGTCCCGCTCTGGGACCTGGCCACCTCGACCCGGATGATCAACCGCTTCGACGTCTATGTGGACGGCAAGCTCGCGCTCTCCCGGGCCAACTGGACCCGGCTCGGTGAGCTGCGGCTGGCGCCCGGCGAGCACACCGTCGCCATCCGGGCGGTGCACCTCTCCGGCCGCACCGCGACCGTCTCGATCCCGGTGGTCGCCGACGTGACGCCGCCCGCGTTCACCGGCCTGCCGCAGGTCTCCCTGACCGGTGGGACGGTGGGAACCACCGCGCCGATCCGGCTGTCCTGGACCGCCACCGACCCGGCCGGGCTGCGCGGTGTCCAGATCACCGGGGCGAGCCGGGCGGCGCTCGGCGGGACCGTCCGCAGCCTGACCGGCACGGCCCCGATCGGTACGGCGAGCAGCTGGACGGTGGCCGCTACCGATCATGCGGGGAACCGGCGGGAGGCGACGCTCGGGCGTACGCCGGAGGTGTCGCAGGAGACCGAGGCGACGCGGACCGGGAGCTGGCGGACCTCCTCGGACACCGGCCACCTGGGCGGCGCGGCCGCCTCGGCCACCACCGGCGACGCGTCCCTGACCTGGTCGTTCTCCGGCAGCTCGGCGGCCTTGGTGGTGGGCAGGACGACCACCTCGGGACGGGTCGGGGTCTACGTCGACGGGGCTTTCCAGGGGTACGTCGACACGCGGTCGACCGCGCCGATGTACCGCCGGGTGGTGTGGACGCGGTCGTGGGCGGAGGGCGGCGAGCACACCGTCAGGGTGGTGCCGGAGGCCACCGCCGGCCGGCCGAAGGTGATCATCGACGGGCTGATCCACCTAGGCTGA
- a CDS encoding isochorismatase family protein: protein MTEALIVIDVQESFRARPLWETVDNPDIAADVQRLVDHARVTGKIVIWVLHSEPGSGGTFDPANGFVRLFDELVPAAGEPILTKTVHNAFTTTDLHHRLTVAGVRGVTVCGLRTEQCVETTARVASDLGYDVTFVTDATATFPIPHRDAPEEQSVAELLADPRTLSAADVVTRTEYALAGRFATIRTVADVEKG from the coding sequence ATGACCGAAGCTCTGATCGTCATCGACGTGCAGGAATCGTTCCGGGCGCGGCCGCTCTGGGAAACCGTCGACAACCCGGACATCGCCGCCGACGTCCAGCGTCTGGTGGACCACGCCCGCGTCACCGGGAAGATCGTCATCTGGGTGCTGCACTCGGAACCGGGCAGCGGCGGCACCTTCGACCCGGCCAACGGCTTCGTCCGGCTGTTCGACGAGCTCGTCCCGGCCGCCGGCGAGCCGATCCTGACCAAGACCGTGCACAACGCCTTCACCACCACCGATCTGCACCATCGCCTCACGGTCGCGGGCGTCCGCGGGGTCACCGTCTGCGGCCTGCGCACCGAGCAGTGCGTGGAGACCACCGCCCGGGTCGCCTCCGACCTCGGCTACGACGTCACCTTCGTCACCGACGCGACCGCCACCTTCCCGATCCCGCACCGCGACGCCCCCGAGGAGCAGAGCGTCGCGGAGCTGCTCGCCGACCCGCGTACGCTGTCCGCCGCGGACGTGGTGACCCGCACCGAGTACGCGCTGGCCGGCCGCTTCGCCACGATCCGGACGGTGGCCGACGTCGAGAAGGGGTGA
- a CDS encoding DUF6194 family protein, translating to MLRDLLTSRGAPRLLAVGEPTHGEPAFARLRNEIFQELVALGFRAIAVESDRVAALAVDDYIAGGPPIESGHSAADRELAEWMRDYNATAAEPLAFHGFDAPLEMMHAASPVPHLQQALAFLGDPDILADDPRWSDPAAQLDAAHSIGRTQTAADLRIRADDGLVRLHAAAPRRPGETRAWHRARLHCRTALALLRYHAVAADPAPAAVRTSRMLGVRDALMAENLLDIAALGPTLVFGHNRHLQRHPSRWTLAGMDLEWSSAGSIVSTLLGEHYAVVIGSLGESPALGLTEPAAATFEGRLTAASAAPTVVTDRKVLGDEPRVRADVTPEQGYFPLDAETVAHCDAILHLPQSAPSQVDALAERILRLPGVTQLIAGPGTGAPELSWGDRFFFAGEDRMRPFATIVVQNVPGFDERSGLDRPGVFRLNVELGRERFTTLFGYGPEQFPTHEPAIDFTAAGQWFPHPVYAAQGWGSMLNPDPDAVEPLLDHARARSAARRKR from the coding sequence ATGCTTCGTGACCTTCTGACCTCGCGTGGCGCGCCGCGACTGCTGGCCGTCGGCGAGCCCACCCACGGCGAGCCGGCTTTCGCCCGGCTGCGCAACGAGATCTTCCAGGAACTGGTGGCACTCGGATTCCGGGCGATCGCCGTCGAGTCCGATCGTGTCGCCGCGCTCGCGGTGGACGACTACATCGCCGGTGGCCCGCCGATCGAGTCCGGACACTCCGCGGCGGACCGCGAGCTGGCCGAGTGGATGCGTGACTACAACGCCACCGCGGCCGAGCCGCTCGCCTTCCACGGTTTCGACGCCCCGCTGGAGATGATGCACGCCGCCAGCCCGGTGCCCCACCTCCAGCAGGCGCTGGCGTTCCTCGGCGACCCGGACATCCTGGCCGACGACCCTCGGTGGAGCGACCCCGCCGCCCAGCTGGACGCCGCACACTCGATCGGCCGCACCCAGACCGCCGCTGACCTGCGGATACGCGCCGACGACGGTCTGGTCCGCCTGCACGCCGCCGCGCCCCGGCGGCCCGGGGAGACGCGCGCCTGGCACCGCGCCCGCCTGCACTGCCGCACCGCCCTGGCCCTGCTCCGCTACCACGCGGTCGCCGCCGACCCGGCCCCCGCCGCCGTGCGCACCTCCCGGATGCTCGGCGTCCGCGACGCCCTGATGGCCGAGAACCTGCTGGACATCGCCGCCCTCGGCCCGACCCTCGTCTTCGGGCACAACCGGCACCTGCAACGGCACCCGAGCCGATGGACATTGGCGGGCATGGATCTGGAATGGTCCAGCGCCGGATCCATCGTGAGCACCCTGCTGGGCGAGCACTACGCGGTGGTCATCGGCAGTCTCGGCGAGAGCCCGGCGCTCGGACTGACCGAGCCGGCAGCCGCGACCTTCGAGGGCCGGTTGACCGCGGCCTCCGCGGCGCCGACCGTTGTCACCGACCGCAAGGTGCTCGGCGACGAGCCGCGGGTTCGCGCCGACGTCACCCCGGAGCAGGGCTATTTCCCGCTGGATGCGGAGACCGTCGCCCACTGCGACGCGATTCTGCACCTGCCGCAATCGGCGCCGAGTCAGGTCGACGCGCTGGCCGAGCGGATCCTGCGTCTGCCCGGCGTGACGCAATTGATCGCCGGCCCCGGCACCGGTGCTCCCGAGCTCAGCTGGGGCGACCGTTTCTTTTTCGCCGGCGAGGACCGGATGCGCCCGTTCGCCACGATCGTCGTGCAGAACGTCCCGGGTTTCGACGAGCGCTCCGGCCTGGACCGCCCTGGCGTCTTCCGGCTCAATGTCGAGCTGGGCCGCGAGCGATTCACCACCCTTTTCGGGTACGGCCCGGAGCAGTTCCCCACCCACGAGCCGGCCATCGACTTCACCGCCGCCGGACAGTGGTTCCCGCACCCGGTCTACGCCGCCCAGGGCTGGGGATCGATGCTGAACCCGGACCCCGACGCGGTGGAACCGCTGCTCGACCACGCCCGCGCTCGCTCGGCCGCCCGCCGCAAGCGGTGA
- a CDS encoding sugar kinase, with protein sequence MTTQPPATSGGLFTVGEAMGIFVADGIGALEHARGFTLAVGGAESNVAVGVARLGGAATWLGRVGPDSTGALVEGRLRSAGVRVLAVPDTAPTGLMVRYRRSAQFIHADYHRAGSAGSRLTPADLPLPELQAAGVLHVTGITPALSDTARATVFAAVEAARAAGVPVSLDVNYRSKLWSRFDAAPVLRDLVALADIVFAGPDEAAIFLDATDPVDGLAELGPTEVLVKDGARGCTALIDGARHTVPALSVTAIDPVGAGDAFVAGYLADRLAGAPPAQRLRTAIAAGAFAVTVPGDCDAAPTRADLRSLTGTDINR encoded by the coding sequence ATGACCACCCAGCCCCCTGCCACTTCCGGCGGCCTGTTCACGGTGGGCGAGGCGATGGGCATCTTCGTCGCGGACGGGATCGGGGCGCTGGAGCATGCCCGCGGTTTCACCCTCGCGGTCGGCGGCGCCGAGAGCAACGTCGCGGTCGGCGTCGCCCGCCTCGGCGGCGCCGCCACCTGGCTGGGCCGGGTCGGCCCGGATTCCACCGGTGCACTGGTGGAGGGCCGGTTGCGCTCCGCGGGCGTGCGCGTGCTGGCCGTCCCGGACACCGCCCCCACCGGCCTGATGGTCCGTTACCGGCGATCCGCCCAGTTCATCCACGCCGACTATCACCGGGCGGGCAGCGCCGGCTCCCGCCTCACCCCCGCCGACCTGCCTCTTCCGGAGCTCCAGGCGGCCGGCGTCCTGCACGTCACCGGCATCACCCCGGCCCTGAGCGACACCGCCCGGGCCACCGTCTTCGCCGCTGTGGAGGCCGCCCGCGCCGCCGGCGTCCCGGTCTCGCTCGACGTGAACTACCGCAGCAAGCTCTGGTCCCGCTTCGACGCCGCCCCGGTCCTGCGTGACCTGGTCGCCCTCGCCGACATCGTCTTCGCCGGCCCGGACGAGGCCGCCATCTTCCTGGACGCCACCGACCCGGTCGACGGCCTGGCCGAACTCGGTCCCACCGAGGTTCTCGTCAAGGACGGCGCCCGGGGCTGTACCGCGCTGATCGACGGCGCCCGCCACACGGTCCCGGCCCTCTCGGTGACCGCCATCGATCCGGTCGGCGCCGGCGACGCCTTCGTCGCGGGCTATCTCGCCGACCGCCTGGCCGGCGCCCCACCCGCGCAACGCCTGCGGACCGCCATCGCCGCCGGCGCCTTCGCGGTCACCGTCCCCGGCGACTGCGACGCCGCCCCGACCCGAGCCGACCTCCGCTCCCTGACCGGCACCGACATCAACCGCTGA
- a CDS encoding PRC-barrel domain-containing protein, which yields MQPTPFTPWSWRDPAGLSGNEPADPGAIDDAGRIGVDLVGYKVEAIDGHIGSIDQASYDVGSAYLVVDTGPWIFGRKVLLPAGTVQNVDHNDRKVYVDRTKDQIKASPEYDKETFDTASYREQVGDYYTSNYRDYPR from the coding sequence ATGCAACCTACGCCGTTCACTCCGTGGTCATGGCGGGATCCGGCGGGTCTTTCCGGCAATGAGCCGGCCGACCCCGGCGCGATCGACGACGCCGGACGCATCGGCGTGGACCTGGTCGGCTACAAGGTCGAAGCGATCGATGGGCACATCGGTTCGATCGACCAGGCCAGCTACGACGTCGGTAGCGCTTATCTGGTGGTGGACACCGGGCCGTGGATTTTCGGCCGCAAGGTGCTGCTGCCGGCCGGCACGGTGCAGAACGTCGACCACAATGACCGCAAGGTCTATGTGGACCGGACGAAGGACCAGATCAAGGCATCTCCGGAATACGACAAGGAGACCTTTGACACGGCTTCGTACCGGGAGCAGGTCGGCGATTACTACACCAGCAACTATCGGGATTACCCGCGCTGA
- a CDS encoding TetR/AcrR family transcriptional regulator C-terminal domain-containing protein, producing MDAAYTKIVAAITEMIESGDLRPGERVPSARAITREWGVAIATATKAHAALREAGLTVARPGVGTVVAGPAPRRDTDLSRERIVATAIAIADRQGLAELTMRRIAAELNVATMSLYRHVPGREDLELAMIDAALGEIRVPPRYSGDWRADLERCARSLWEVFQRHPWLGVTMSLTRPQLTPNAMRLGEMIMGTLARTRLGVTDRMLVEVLLFSFVRGVASALEPEAEARRDTGLTDDEWMDSRGPEFQKFIAEYPMPNFTELFLHTPDFEFDLTVLFEFGLARFLDGIAVWIG from the coding sequence GTGGATGCGGCATACACCAAGATCGTCGCGGCGATCACCGAGATGATCGAGTCGGGTGACCTGCGGCCCGGCGAGCGGGTGCCGTCCGCGCGGGCGATCACCCGGGAGTGGGGCGTGGCGATCGCGACCGCCACCAAGGCGCACGCCGCCCTGCGCGAGGCCGGCCTGACCGTGGCCCGCCCCGGCGTCGGCACCGTGGTGGCCGGGCCGGCCCCGCGCCGCGACACCGACCTGAGCCGGGAGCGGATCGTCGCGACCGCCATCGCGATCGCCGACCGGCAGGGCCTGGCCGAGCTGACCATGCGCCGGATCGCCGCCGAGCTGAACGTGGCCACCATGTCGCTGTACCGGCACGTGCCCGGCCGGGAGGACCTGGAGCTGGCGATGATCGACGCGGCGCTCGGCGAGATCCGGGTGCCGCCACGGTATTCCGGCGACTGGCGGGCCGATCTGGAGCGCTGCGCCCGCAGTCTCTGGGAGGTGTTCCAGCGGCATCCGTGGCTGGGTGTGACGATGTCGCTGACCCGGCCGCAGCTGACGCCGAACGCGATGCGCCTCGGCGAGATGATTATGGGAACGCTGGCCCGGACCCGGCTGGGCGTGACCGACCGGATGCTGGTCGAGGTGCTGCTGTTCAGCTTCGTCCGCGGGGTGGCCAGCGCGCTGGAGCCGGAGGCCGAGGCGCGGCGGGACACCGGCCTGACCGACGACGAGTGGATGGACTCCCGGGGGCCGGAGTTCCAGAAGTTCATCGCGGAGTACCCGATGCCGAACTTCACCGAGCTGTTCCTGCACACGCCCGACTTCGAGTTCGACCTGACCGTGCTCTTCGAGTTCGGCCTGGCCCGGTTCCTGGACGGGATCGCCGTCTGGATCGGCTGA
- a CDS encoding bifunctional 4-hydroxy-2-oxoglutarate aldolase/2-dehydro-3-deoxy-phosphogluconate aldolase — MTDHRAPLDPVSAAIVEGGIVAILRAPTAGAFAAVADVLVSAGITAIEVTLTSRGALDAISGLRRQLPAATVIGAGTVLTPDDAKAAVDAGASFLVSPVLDTLAGQSVPCYPGAYTPTEVYAAHRAGAPLVKLFPASSLSPSYLKDLRAPLPQVRILPTGGIGLDDISDWLSAGAAAVGLGSPLVGDAATGGSLKSLAARAKHAVDAVTFARS, encoded by the coding sequence GTGACCGATCATCGTGCTCCGCTCGATCCCGTCTCCGCCGCCATCGTCGAGGGCGGCATCGTCGCCATCCTGCGCGCCCCGACCGCCGGCGCGTTCGCCGCGGTCGCCGACGTGCTGGTGTCCGCCGGCATCACCGCGATCGAGGTCACCCTCACCTCGCGCGGCGCCCTCGACGCGATCTCCGGCCTGCGCCGCCAGCTCCCGGCCGCCACGGTCATCGGCGCCGGCACCGTCCTCACCCCCGACGACGCCAAGGCCGCCGTCGACGCGGGCGCGTCCTTCCTGGTCTCCCCGGTCCTGGACACCCTCGCCGGGCAGAGCGTCCCGTGCTATCCGGGCGCCTACACCCCGACCGAGGTCTACGCGGCCCATCGAGCCGGTGCCCCGCTGGTGAAGCTCTTCCCGGCCAGCAGCCTGAGCCCGTCCTACCTGAAGGACCTGCGCGCCCCCCTCCCGCAGGTTCGCATCCTTCCCACCGGCGGCATCGGCCTCGACGACATCTCCGACTGGCTGAGCGCCGGCGCCGCGGCCGTCGGGCTGGGCTCCCCGCTGGTGGGTGACGCCGCCACCGGCGGGAGCCTCAAGTCCCTGGCCGCGCGAGCCAAACACGCGGTGGACGCCGTGACCTTCGCCCGCTCATGA
- a CDS encoding GlxA family transcriptional regulator, which yields MSLVVFVLTPQIHLLDLAGPAQVFSTAPGYTLRYVAESATVATWQGVTLQADLDWPALTPDDLVIVPGWRDGYGFFRPETLDRLRGHHAAGGTVASVCAGADALGRAGLLDGRRCTTHHDLQDDLARAYPRSILVRDVLYVADDRVVTSAGIASGIDLALHLVAQRHGPAVAAGVAREMVVYARRNGHEQQASAMLRHRGHLSDVVHRVQDRIDAAFAEPLRLTELATGAGVSERTLTRLFTAATGRTPLRYQQLLRLERAEYLIGHGATIEAAARAVGFGDARMLRRLRSRTV from the coding sequence GTGAGCCTGGTGGTCTTCGTGCTCACCCCGCAGATCCACCTGCTCGATCTGGCCGGCCCGGCCCAGGTCTTCTCCACCGCGCCCGGTTACACGCTGCGCTACGTCGCCGAGTCGGCGACGGTCGCGACCTGGCAGGGCGTCACCCTGCAAGCCGACCTGGACTGGCCCGCGCTCACCCCGGACGATCTGGTGATCGTCCCGGGGTGGCGCGACGGCTACGGCTTCTTCCGTCCCGAGACGCTCGACAGACTGCGCGGCCATCACGCCGCAGGCGGCACCGTGGCCAGCGTCTGCGCCGGCGCCGACGCGCTCGGCCGGGCCGGCCTGCTCGACGGCCGCCGCTGCACCACCCATCACGACCTCCAGGACGACCTGGCCCGCGCCTATCCGCGTTCGATCCTGGTCCGGGACGTGCTCTACGTCGCCGACGACCGGGTGGTCACGTCGGCCGGCATCGCCAGCGGCATCGACCTGGCGCTGCACCTGGTGGCGCAGCGGCACGGCCCGGCGGTCGCCGCCGGGGTGGCCCGCGAGATGGTCGTCTACGCCCGGCGCAACGGCCACGAGCAGCAGGCCAGCGCGATGCTGCGGCACCGCGGGCACCTCAGCGACGTGGTGCACCGGGTGCAGGACCGGATCGACGCGGCGTTCGCCGAGCCGCTGCGCCTGACCGAGCTCGCCACCGGCGCCGGCGTCAGCGAACGCACGCTGACCAGGCTGTTCACCGCCGCCACCGGCCGCACCCCGCTGCGCTACCAGCAGCTGCTGCGCCTCGAGCGGGCGGAGTACCTGATCGGCCACGGGGCCACGATCGAGGCCGCCGCCCGCGCCGTCGGTTTCGGGGACGCGAGAA
- a CDS encoding FAD-dependent monooxygenase, with translation MRVLISGSSIAGPAVAYWLHRAGAEVTVVEKSRGPRPGGHAVDIRGVARQVVEWMGIREAIRARQVDERGWLLVNGRNRPMGRMPADAFGGEGIVAEIEIARGDLAEVLRDATAGFADYRYGDHVTTLDQDPAGVDVTFASGLRERYDLVIGADGVHSGVRGLAFGPDAQFVKYLGVYSAYFTVPDPGDLDNWFLMYNEPGRVAGIRPERGGTAKASLSFREPRARYERLSRDEERRVVAERMAGGGWKIPELLRQMPDAPDFFFDSVNQVHVDRWWRGRVALVGDAGYCGSPLAGLGTSMSLVGAYVLAGELAGRPDPESAFAAYQETMADYVAAGLELPPGGAAGFAPHSRLMIRMRALSMSMMTRWPMRQVLAKQFGKAEAITLKDYVSLGGSARR, from the coding sequence ATGCGGGTTCTGATTTCCGGCAGCAGCATCGCGGGGCCGGCCGTCGCGTACTGGCTGCACCGGGCGGGCGCCGAGGTGACCGTGGTGGAGAAGTCCCGGGGGCCGCGGCCGGGCGGGCACGCGGTGGACATCCGCGGCGTGGCCCGGCAGGTGGTCGAGTGGATGGGCATCCGGGAGGCGATCCGGGCCCGGCAGGTCGACGAGCGCGGCTGGCTGCTGGTGAACGGCCGGAACCGGCCGATGGGCCGGATGCCCGCGGACGCGTTCGGCGGCGAGGGCATCGTCGCGGAGATCGAGATCGCCCGGGGCGATCTCGCCGAGGTGCTGCGGGACGCGACCGCGGGCTTCGCCGATTATCGGTACGGCGACCACGTCACCACCCTCGACCAGGACCCGGCCGGAGTCGACGTGACGTTCGCCAGTGGCCTGCGGGAACGGTACGACCTGGTGATCGGCGCCGACGGCGTGCACTCGGGCGTCCGCGGCCTGGCGTTCGGCCCGGACGCCCAGTTCGTCAAGTACCTCGGCGTCTACTCGGCGTACTTCACCGTTCCCGACCCGGGCGACCTGGACAACTGGTTCCTGATGTACAACGAGCCGGGCCGCGTCGCCGGGATCCGCCCGGAGCGCGGCGGCACCGCCAAGGCGAGCCTCTCCTTCCGCGAGCCGCGGGCCCGTTACGAGCGGCTGTCCCGCGACGAGGAGCGCCGGGTGGTCGCCGAGCGGATGGCCGGCGGCGGCTGGAAGATCCCGGAGCTGCTGCGGCAGATGCCGGACGCGCCAGACTTCTTCTTCGACTCGGTCAACCAGGTGCACGTCGACCGCTGGTGGCGCGGGCGGGTGGCGCTGGTCGGCGACGCCGGGTACTGCGGGTCGCCGCTGGCCGGGCTGGGCACCAGCATGAGCCTGGTCGGCGCGTACGTGCTGGCCGGCGAGCTGGCCGGCCGGCCGGATCCGGAGTCGGCGTTCGCGGCGTACCAGGAGACGATGGCCGACTACGTGGCGGCCGGGCTGGAGCTGCCGCCGGGCGGCGCGGCCGGGTTCGCCCCGCACTCCCGGCTGATGATCCGGATGCGGGCCCTGTCGATGTCGATGATGACCCGCTGGCCGATGCGGCAGGTCCTGGCCAAGCAGTTCGGCAAGGCCGAGGCGATCACGCTGAAGGATTACGTCAGCCTAGGTGGATCAGCCCGTCGATGA